The region GCGCCGGAGGCGCTGGACATGCTAGCCTAGGGCAGAGTTTGGGATTGTTCGTTGCGGGCGAGCAACGAACAATTTCAAACGCCGCCCTAGGTAACCGTTACCCAGAAAGAGATGCGCCCTGAAGGGGCATCACACGTGAACCATCCGCCGAATCCAACGGCAAATAACCTCGAGACGCCTATCCCTCTACAGCTCCCACCCGTCCCGGTAGGTCCTCTTCACGTACTGGTTCGCTTCGGGCATGTTCGGGAACTCCATCTTTTCCGCGTCCCACACGAGCTTGGCGTTCATGGTTTTCGCGACGTTGCCGAGCTGGCACACCTCGGTGAGTGGGCCTGAATACGCAAAATCGGCTCCGGCCTTCCCGCCGCTCTTGATGGCCTGAATCCAGTCATCCTCATGAGATCCCTTCACACGCGGAATGCTCGGCGCGGGCGCTTTGAAATCTTTCATGCGTGAATTCGGCAACAGGCGAGGCTCTTCGCCATACACGCCGCACGTCAGCATCCCCTCGGACCCGACGAACAACGACCCGCCTTCGGTGTTGCCCATCACGTCTTCCTGGGCCAACTCGCGCGGGCGCGGAGGCCGCAGCCCGTCGTACCACGTCAATGTTACCGGCGGCATCGAACCGCGCGCGGGGAACTCGTACCGCACGAGGCACGCGATTGCGTGCGTCTCTGGATTAAGGTCGGTCGCGTTTCCTTCCACCGTCGTGGGCTGGCCCAAATCCAGCGCCCAAAAGATCGGGTCGAACGTGTGCGCGCCGCGATCGCCCATCATGCCGCTGCCAAAATCGATCCAGCTCCGCCACGTGGCGGGGTGATAACAGGGATGATACGGCCGCTCCGGCGCTGGGCCGAGCCACAGATTCCAATCCAGCGTTTCGGGCACCGGCGGCGTGTCCGTGGGCCGCGCGCCGAGCGGAGAACTCCACCCCGCATGTCCCCAGGGGTAATACGTCAGGCTGCACCACGCATGCACTTCGCGCACTTCGCCGATGACGCCCGCCTGAATCCATTCGCGCACCAGCCGAATGCCCTCGCCCGAATGCCCTTGGATGCCCATTTGCGTGACGACGCCCGTCTCTTTGGCAATTTCCGCCAACCGCCGCGCTTCGTACACATTGTGCGTCAGCGGTTTCTGGCAATAGACGTGCTTCTTGGCGCGCATGCATGCCGCCGCGATGATTGCATGCGTGTGATCCGGCGTCGCGATGACCACCGCATCGAGATCGCTTTCCTTCGCGAGCATCTCGCGATAGTCCTTGTATTGCTTCGCATCCGGGAACGCCGCGAATGCCTTCGCCGCGTAGACTTCGTCCACGTCGCACAACGCCGCGATGTTTTCGCCGGCAACATTGCGCAAATTCGAGCCGCCCATGCCGCCGACACCGACCACGGCAATATTCAATTTCTCGTTTGCCGCCTGCGCACGCGCCGTGCGCACGGCTCCCAGCGCAGCCGCTCCCGCAACGGCCGTACGCGACATAAAACTCCGGCGATTCATGGTCGACATGGATAGGACCTCCCATTGGCTGATGACTCAACGAGAAGTATCCCCCTGTACGCCGCCCGTTGCAACAACGGCAAAGCACGCTTGATAAAACCGCGGACTGTCGTCTATTCGACAGGCAGCGTGTACTCCACCGCCTGCATGACTTCCCGGTAACCAATGCGCTCGTAGATAGCATTCGACGTAGGATTGTGCTTGTCCGTAAACAACGCGCACCGCGTCTTGCCCCGGCCCAAAAACAACCGGCTCATCCGCGCCACCAGCGCTGTAGCGTGTCCCTGACATCGGAACGCAGCGGGCGTATATACGCCGCCGATGATGTCGCAGTTCTTCGTAGAGCGTACGCGCGCCGCCATACACACGGGCTCGTCCAACTCGAGGAAATACACTTCGCCTGCGGCGATGCGCGGACCGTACGACTCGCGCAACTCTGTCTCATCCGTGACGGGCATTCCGATGTCTGCGCGAAACCCACGGAGCCAATCGAAAACAGACTCCGCCTCGGACTCCGTCGCAGTCCGTACAGTGCCTTTGTCGTGCCCGTCGTATTCCACCCGGTCCAATGCCAGAATCCGGACCTGACGATCCGCGCCAAGCTCCAAACTGCCGGTCCACTCGCGCGCGAAAGTCGCCGCGGCCCCCGGCTCTCCCATCACGCCCGCCAGTCCCGGCGCTTCACGACGCACCCAGCGCGCCAAAGCGACCACGTCATCCTCGGTCATACGGCCCGTGCGTCCAATGATCAGATTGATATGATTAAGCGGACGCGACCGTACCGCTGCGACGCGCACCTCCCCCTGCTCCGTACCCGCTATCAGCAAGGCGTCATCCGGCGTACCGTTCTTGACCATGCTCTCGGCAAGGCCCAACGCCAGATTGTTGTGCGGCTCAAACGCATAGAGGGTCGGCCCAACCGCCTCCAGAAATGCCCCCGCGTCGGCAAAAAGCTCGAAATGAAGTGCCATGGCAACGTCCCTCCTCGCATCTACATAATAATAAAAGACTTATGCATATCTCGGAGATGGACCTCCACACGCATAAGTTACTTTTCGTGAAAGCCATGGAGCGAAGTAACCCAGCAGGGCAGGTCAATATAGCTTGAAATTTATAATGTTACATGATAAATTTCAAGCATGGTACTTGTTGATCGCCATGGACTGAGGGAACGCATCCTGCGCTTTCTGGACCAGTTTCCTGTCGTCCTTCTGCTTGGGCCACGCCAGTGTGGCAAGACCACGCTTGCCCGCGAGATTGCGCAACTACAGAACGCGACGTACTTTGACCTTGAAGATCCACAATGCCCTCTTCAGCAAGAGTCCGCGAGCCTTATGCTTCGAGATTCTACCGGCCTCGTGGTAATAGACGAATTCCAGCGTATGCCCCGTTTGTTCGAGCTGCTTCGGGTTCTTGCCGACCGCCGGCCCCTGCCCGCTCGATTTCTGATTCTCGGAAGCGTTTCTCCTGACCTCGTGAAGGGGGCCTCCGAGACTCTCGCGGGACGAGTGGCCTATGTTCCCATGGGTGGTTTCGACCTTCAGGAAGCGGGTGCAGCCCAATGGCGCACGCTCTGGAACCGGGGAGCCTTTCCGGACTCATTCCTGGCGCGAGACGATGACCAGAGCTTTGAATGGAGACAGAACTTCATTCAATCGTTTCTGGAGCGCGACATGCCGCAACTGGACATTCGCGCCCCTGCCGCGACCTTGCGCCGCTTCTGGATTATGCTGGCCCACCTTCATGGTCAGACATTAAATGTCTCTGAACTTGCCCGCTCGATGGACGTCACTCACCTGATGGTACGCCGCTATCTCGATACGCTCACGGGGGCATTCATGATTCGCCAACTGCAGCCCTGGTACGAAAATGTTGGGAAGCGACTCGTGAAGGCCCCAAAGATTTACCTACGAGACACCGGGCTTTTGCACGCATTGCTCGGGCTACGCAATGCAGAACAAGCCATGGCGAATCCTCGTCTCGGATTTTCGTGGGAAGGATTTGCCCTCGAAGAAGTCATCAGACGTCTAAACGCCGACCGCGATGCGTTCTTCTACAAGGCGCATGGGGGTACGGAAGTGGATTTATTTCTACTGCGTGAAGGCAAGCGACTTGGCTTCGAGTGCAAATGGCAGGACGCGCCACGAGCAACCAAGTCGATGCACACAGCACTCGAAGACCTCAAGCTCGACAAGCTCTTCGTAGTCTATCCGGGTAACCACCGCTACCCGCTGGAGACGAGAATCGAAGCGCTTCCCCTCCCCCAGATTGCCCCCAATACTATCAACGAATAGCCCTCTTCAGTGGACCGGCCAATCTGCTTGACCTTGTGTAGTCGCAAGAAGATGATACGTAGCACGAAACGGTACGGACATCACGTTTTCAAACCGCCAAGGAGAATGGACCGTCAAGATCCATACTTAGGGGAACCACCATGCACTATCTTCGCAATGTCAGCATCGTCGCACTTGTGTTTTTGGCTGGCGCGTGCGCCACGCTAAAACCTGCCGCGCCGCCCAAGACCGCCGAGAAGCCCGATACCTGCGTGCCCGTGCCGCGCGAAGAGGGTTGGATGAAGCGGCACAACTCCTTCAACGAACGCGTGAAACAGGGTAACGTCGATCTGATCTTCATTGGCGACAGCATCACGCAGGGTTGGGAAGGCAAAGGCAAAGCCACTTGGGACAAGTACTACGGAAAGCGCAACGCCGTGAACCTCGGCATTGGCGGCGACCGCACCCAGCACGTTCTGTGGCGTCTCGAAAACGGCAACATTGACGGCATCTCGCCAAAGCTCGCCGTCCTGATGATCGGCACCAACAACGTGTCGCGCAACAAACCCGTGGAGATTGTCCAGGGTATCACGGAAATCGTCGACCTGCTGCGCGCAAAGCTGCCGAAGACGAAGATCCTCGTGCTCGGCGTGTTTCCGCGCGGCGAAACGCCTGGGTACCTCCGTGATCAAGTGGCACAAATCAACGTGCGCATCGCACGGCTCGCCGAGCTGCCGCGCGTCGAATACTTGAACATCAACTCGGTTCTGACGCAGCCCGACAATACCCTCTCCAAGGACATCATGCCCGACTTCGTGCATCTCTCGGAGAAGGGGTACGAACTGTGGGCGCAAGCCATCGAGAAGAAGGTGTCGAAGGCCCTTCACGACAAACCCATCAAGTAATCCGGAGGGCGGACTTTCTAGTCCGCCGTTTTGAGAGGTCGAAGTGTAGGAGGCGGACTGGAAAGTCCGCCCTCCGATTGGGCACTAGGGGGGATGATGACAGCGATAACTCGTCTTTTTGGAATTGCGTTTGGGCTTGCGGCCTTTGTCGCGTGCTTCGCGCATGCAGAAATGCTGTGCGACCACGAGGCCGTGCTGGACGACAACGGAAAGCTTCAGCCGTGGACGACCTACGACAATGTCCTGAAAGGAAGCATGGCCTTCATTCAGCATTGTCCCACGAAGACGACCAACCTCGGCGACGATCCCTGGTACTTGATCTCGTCTGTCATGAACGAAGACGGGACCTTCAGGCCCAATCAGAACAATCAGGGCAGCAACGCCTATTGGGCCGTGGAAACGGTGGCCAAGTACTATGCCTATACCGGCGACCGCTCGTCGCTGGATTGTGCGCGGATGCTGCTTGACCGCATCCTCAAATTCAACACGCCGCCGGATTGGAATTGGGCCAACGTCCCGCGTACGCAAGACAATAGTCCGGACGGCGAATACGACGATCCGGAATCCGAACCCGACAAGATGGCGATGGTCGGTTACGCCTACGTGCGATTCTTCCGTCTCACCGGTGAGCAGAAGTACATGGAAGCGGCGGTGGATATCGCGAAAGCCCTTTTCGCACACATCCAACCCGGCGATGAGGACAACTCTCCGCTGCCTTTTCGTGTTGACCTCAAGACCGGCAAGGTGGTCGAGCAATACACGGCCAACATGATCGCGCCTGTGCTCTTCTTCGACATCCTCGTGGATAGCGGCCTCTCGGAATACGCCGCCCCGCGCGATGCACTGTGGAAGTGGATTCTCGAGTTTCCAATGAAGAACAACCATTGGTCCGGCTATTACGAAGATGTCGGCAAACATCCCGAGAACTACAACCAGCAGATCCCCATGGAGACCGCGCGCTACATGCTTCTCCATCCCGAAGTCGCGCCCGATTACAGGACGCAGGTCCCTGCGTTGCTCACGTGGGTGCGCGGACGGTTCGGGGCGACGAAGCGCTACGGCGCGACCAGTGTTCGCGAACAAGATGTCTGCTTCGAGGAAATGAGCAGTCACACGGCGCGCTACGCGTCCGTCGCCGCGATGTGGTTTGGAGTCACCGGCGACGCAGCCGACCGCGAAGAAGCCCGCGCGGCCTTCGCCTTGGCGACCTACTCTACGTTCAATAATGCCTCCAAAGACGGGCAAGCCATAAACTACGTCGGACTCGGCTACCCAAGGCCCTGGTTCTCGGATTCCTACTTCGATTTTCTCGCACACATCATCGATGGCATGTCGGCCATGCCGGAGTTGGCGCCCGCCGACGCCGATCACTTGCTGGGATCGACCGGAACCGTCAAGTCCATCTCGTATGCGCCTGGCCGCATCGAGTACGAGACCTTCGAACCCACAGGGAACGAAATCCTGCGCATCACGTTCACGCCCGTAAAAATCACCGGCGGCGACAAGCCTCTCGATGCCTCGTACTGGCAGTTCGGCGAGTACAACGGCGCAAGCGGCGTGTTGCGGATCAAACGCGACCAACTCACACACATCGCGATCGAAGCGGCGAAATAGAAGACGCAAGAGGGGGAGTCATGGAACTGTCACGCAGAAGTCTTTTGAAACTGGGCGCGGCCAGCAGCCCCGTGGTCTCGGTCCTATCCAATATGCTCGCAGGCGCATCGGCGCAAGCGGAGTCCGCATCGGCCCTCGCGTCAACCGACGGTATCACGAAGGCCTTCGTATGCTTCCGCATCGGGTCACCGACGTGGATGAACGAAGCGCGCTTCACGGAACTGCTCGATCTCTTCGACCGCAACCGCGGCGTGACCGATGAAGTTACTCTATTCACCCAAGAGACCCACCCGCCGGTGCCGCTGAATGTCCTGCTCGAACGAATGCCTATCATGAAAGCCCGCATGGAGGCGGCGCGCGCTCGCGGCTATCGTTCCGGCATCAACATCCTATCCACGCTAGGTCATCACGAGGAGAACCTTCCCAATTCCCTCTCCGGCGACTACACGCCCATGACCGATCCCAACGGCAATGTGTGCCGGGGATCGTTCTGTCCCAACGGCGAAGCCTTACGCGGACACATCGTCAAGGTGTACCAGGGACTGGTCTCTGCCAAACCCGATTACATCTGGCTCGACGACGACATCCGTCTCTACGGGCACATGCCCGTCGGTCCCTGCTGCTTCTGCGATACGTGCGTGAAGATTTTCTCCGAACGCGAAGGCAAGCCCTTCACCCGCGAGACCCTGGTGGCTGCGTTGTCCGCGGGTCCGGTGCCTGAGCAAATGGCCCTGCGCCGTGCGTACCTGCAACACAACCGCGAAACCATCGGGCGTTTGTTCAAGCTCATCGAAGAGACGGTTCACGCCAAAGCGCCGGAGATGCCCCTCGGATTCATGACCGGCGACCGTTTCTTCGAAGGCTACGACTTCGACACGTGGGCCGACATCCTGGCGGGTCCCAAACACGCACCCGTCTATTGGCGGCCCGGCGGCGGCACCTACACCGATGAGCGCATGGCTTCCATCACCGACAAGGCCCACGACATCGGACGCCAAACGGCGCTTTTGCCCGCGCACGTGAAATGCATCGAATCCGAGTTGGAGAGCTTCCCGTACCAG is a window of Candidatus Hydrogenedentota bacterium DNA encoding:
- a CDS encoding ATP-binding protein encodes the protein MVLVDRHGLRERILRFLDQFPVVLLLGPRQCGKTTLAREIAQLQNATYFDLEDPQCPLQQESASLMLRDSTGLVVIDEFQRMPRLFELLRVLADRRPLPARFLILGSVSPDLVKGASETLAGRVAYVPMGGFDLQEAGAAQWRTLWNRGAFPDSFLARDDDQSFEWRQNFIQSFLERDMPQLDIRAPAATLRRFWIMLAHLHGQTLNVSELARSMDVTHLMVRRYLDTLTGAFMIRQLQPWYENVGKRLVKAPKIYLRDTGLLHALLGLRNAEQAMANPRLGFSWEGFALEEVIRRLNADRDAFFYKAHGGTEVDLFLLREGKRLGFECKWQDAPRATKSMHTALEDLKLDKLFVVYPGNHRYPLETRIEALPLPQIAPNTINE
- a CDS encoding GDSL family lipase, which produces MHYLRNVSIVALVFLAGACATLKPAAPPKTAEKPDTCVPVPREEGWMKRHNSFNERVKQGNVDLIFIGDSITQGWEGKGKATWDKYYGKRNAVNLGIGGDRTQHVLWRLENGNIDGISPKLAVLMIGTNNVSRNKPVEIVQGITEIVDLLRAKLPKTKILVLGVFPRGETPGYLRDQVAQINVRIARLAELPRVEYLNINSVLTQPDNTLSKDIMPDFVHLSEKGYELWAQAIEKKVSKALHDKPIK
- a CDS encoding GNAT family N-acetyltransferase is translated as MALHFELFADAGAFLEAVGPTLYAFEPHNNLALGLAESMVKNGTPDDALLIAGTEQGEVRVAAVRSRPLNHINLIIGRTGRMTEDDVVALARWVRREAPGLAGVMGEPGAAATFAREWTGSLELGADRQVRILALDRVEYDGHDKGTVRTATESEAESVFDWLRGFRADIGMPVTDETELRESYGPRIAAGEVYFLELDEPVCMAARVRSTKNCDIIGGVYTPAAFRCQGHATALVARMSRLFLGRGKTRCALFTDKHNPTSNAIYERIGYREVMQAVEYTLPVE
- a CDS encoding Gfo/Idh/MocA family oxidoreductase; its protein translation is MSTMNRRSFMSRTAVAGAAALGAVRTARAQAANEKLNIAVVGVGGMGGSNLRNVAGENIAALCDVDEVYAAKAFAAFPDAKQYKDYREMLAKESDLDAVVIATPDHTHAIIAAACMRAKKHVYCQKPLTHNVYEARRLAEIAKETGVVTQMGIQGHSGEGIRLVREWIQAGVIGEVREVHAWCSLTYYPWGHAGWSSPLGARPTDTPPVPETLDWNLWLGPAPERPYHPCYHPATWRSWIDFGSGMMGDRGAHTFDPIFWALDLGQPTTVEGNATDLNPETHAIACLVRYEFPARGSMPPVTLTWYDGLRPPRPRELAQEDVMGNTEGGSLFVGSEGMLTCGVYGEEPRLLPNSRMKDFKAPAPSIPRVKGSHEDDWIQAIKSGGKAGADFAYSGPLTEVCQLGNVAKTMNAKLVWDAEKMEFPNMPEANQYVKRTYRDGWEL